DNA sequence from the Sylvia atricapilla isolate bSylAtr1 chromosome 27, bSylAtr1.pri, whole genome shotgun sequence genome:
ACCAGTGAGGCATTGCAGGCAGTGGAGCTGTGCCCTCAGATGGCATTTTAGTCACCCAGAGCCAGGTGTGGTCAGTCCCCCCAGACAGTGCTGCTtgtctttctctcctctctgcaccAGCAGTGCTTTGGATGGCCCCAGGAAGGAGGGTTGTTGGTATCACTGGCACATGACATGAGAGGATGAGCCTCTCCCTTCATGCAGACGTGACAGGAGATACCAGTATATGTCATATTACCATTTCCCATCTCTCTGGCAGGAAGGATCATTGGCGGATGGGAAGTTAAGCGCCACTCCAGACCGTACATGGCTTATTTAATTATTGAAAATGGCGTAGAAACTTCTTTCTGTGGAGGGTTCCTGATTCGCCCAGACGCAGTGCTCTCGGCAGCTCACTGTGTGGATATAAAAGGGTAAGAGCCTGTCCTTCTTGTACAGGTGATTTTTCCCAGTCTCACATAGTCCACAAGGGTCTCAGCCCTGATCTGGGCTTAAACAGTGCCCCGTGTCTCCTTGGGCAAAGCAGGGATCTCTGGAGCTGAGCTATCCTCTGTGAGCTGCAGGAATTTTCTTCAGGGGCTGTCCCCTGTTCCTTGGGGACAGGAATGCTGACAGTGGTCTCTGGGGTCATGGTTCCTACCATGGCTTTGAGTGACTGCTGCAGAAGAGGGTGCAgtttctccccttccctgcttccctttGTCTGCAGGATGGGGCAGCTGCCACCTGTGTCAGTGTGGGGTGAGGGATCCTCAGCTGCACTGTGGAGGGAAGCCAGGTTACAGAGGGAAAAGTGCTGAGAGCTCCTCTCTGGGGAGGTTTATcccaccaccacctccctccAGCCACCGGCCCTGGGGCTGTTCCGGTGCCCACTGCAGCTGTTGTTGGTGTTTCCTGGCAGGAAACTGAACATCACTGTCATTCTGGGAGCCCACAATGTCCATGGCAGAGAACGGAGCCAGCAGAAGATCCGGGTCACACAGTGGGTCATCCACCCCAAATATTCCCGTGAAGATGACAATAATGACATTGTGCTGCTGAAGGTAGGGCCCAACACATCTCCCTCTGCTCACCTCCCCAAACCTATGAGCTTGTTCCCAATCCTTTCCTGGCTCTAATCCCATGTTCTCTCTGCCTGGCAGCTGAAGCCAAAGGCCAGAATCAATAGGAATGTGCAGTTTATATCCATCCCCAGGAGCAACGAATATGTGAGAATAGGAACAAAATGTAAGGTGGCTGGATGGGGCCTGACATCTGAAACAGGGAACAGGACGAATGTGATGAGGGAGGTGGAACTGAAGGTGCAAAATGGGACAATATGTCAGAAGACATTCCAGAATTACCAGCGTCAGTCCATGATCTGTGTTGGTGATGACTCTAGTAACAAGGCATCTTACCTTGTAAGTGTTGTTTTGGGCTGCAAGCCTGGGAGGAGGGTTGGGCTGGACAGTGAGCTTGGTTCTCAGGTGAAAGTCAAAGGACACCAGAATGAAGCAGGACCTTCAGAAAGATGAGCTGAGGGCCCTCACTGAAGCTCTGAAGCTCTTCAGCTCCCTGAACTGGGCTGCATTTTCCTAGCTATCAGCATCATGTGCTTTTTTACTTCCCTGGAGATGTTCTACCCAGCCTTGCCAGTGTTTCAGTGTGTAAATTCCTTGTGATACCCTTGCTAGGATGGCTTAGATATTTCCCCATGTCTCAAGGTCTTGTGGAGCTTTTGAATCTCAAAGAGTCTGCAAGCCTGAGTTGTTTCATGGCTGGGCTTAGAGGAGTAGTGAGGCAGCTGCAAACCCTGAAGAGCTGGGTctggagggagggaggtggtggaaaAGGAGCTTCTTCACACGgaggcagggaagaggaaaCTTGTTGTTtaaggcagggagagctgtgctgtggcatgTCTGACCCCTGTCACTCCTTTCCTGACACAGGGTGATTCTGGTGGCCCATTAGTCTGCAAACAGAAGGCTCATGGCATTGTTTCTTATGGACCTGAAGACAAACTGTTCCCTGAGGTGTATACCAGGATCTCTTATTTTGTGCCCTGGATACGTGAGCAGCTGAGGAAGTTTGCACTCCAAGAGCTGCCTGATTCTCTGTCCTCTGATTAAAATGCTCAGTGCCCCTTCTCCACAATGCATCAAACAGCTCTTGGTGCTCAGAAGGCCCCAGGGGCAGCTGAAGTGGAGTCAGAGAAGCCCCCGTGGTGCAGGCACAGGCTTTGGCACTAAGGAGAGTCTCCGTGGAAAGGTGAAAACGCAGCTCCCAAGCCCACACAGCTTCCCATTGTTCCCCTTCTCCCattgctgctccagctctgctttctggcCATCAATAAAAGCATGTTCAAACTCGGTTGTGTCTGCAGCTTTCTTGGGAACTGGATGCAAACCTTGAGTGTGAGAATGAGGAGATTACGCTCTCTGGGAGAACCAGAGCCAGGTTGTAGGTGGGACATGCAGTACAGGTCTGTCCCCAAATGCTGCAAATGCTCCCCTTGTCTCCATCAGCCCCTTGCAGTCAAGCCAGCAGGTTGACTCAAGAGCCTgtacagaacatttttctagTCTTTCAGAAACAGAGGCTTCTCCACATGCAAGGGGAGATCATGTGGGTTTCTTGTACCAACTTGAAACCCTCTTAGGATGCTTAGCCACAGTAAAGACCAGGCAGCCCCGTGTCTGCTTTCCATGTCCTTGAACCTCAGATGAAGCATTTTCTTTACACCTGTAAAATGCCTGTGGGTTGAACTGgaatttttctccctctggaTCAGCTGAGCAGACCTGAGTGGGCCAGGAGGTGCCCTTGTGGTATGGTGATGGGCTATAAAATGTCAAATATGGCTGCGGCAAAAGCAGTATTGCAGAGACAGGCTGATAACCTGTGCGAGGGAGAGTTGCATTCCttttaggatttcttttttccctcatctGTGGTGGTCGCGTTGTCACAGGagccctctcctgctctgccaggccaGCTTTGACACCAGCTGCGGTACAAGGCAGGGCCTGGTACCCTGGGGATCCTCACTGAGCCTGTGGAGCCTTTTCTGCCAGCAAGGAGTGAGCGGTGATTAGAAGCAAAGGCTGACTCTGATAAGGGGACAACAACTGAAGTTTACTGGCAACCCACGAGGAGAGACCTCACCTCCAGAGTGCCATCCTCAACAGGACACTGAACACTTCATTACAAGAACTTTTATGTGGGGGCGGAACAAGGGGATGAGTTCATTGCCAGGCCAATCAGGACGAACAGGGCAGTGGCTCGACAGATAACAGGCAGACATTGTGACTGTCTTGGTTTTGAGAAGACAGGTATCtggcagggaaagctggagcttcctttggaatggagaatgtaaaccacgcccccctcccccttttttccaGTTATAAATTTGCCGTTAAAAccttttaggcaaaagattttggaaatagaaatagcacTTCTTTGCTAGTATGTAtaacacagcaaacaaaaaaccccccaactacagcattgataacaaacagagtaccaagaacctcgaggactttgcttcacaaaaacccagggcagtttggtctcggtgcctttgtaggatcctcagagcaccaatgtggaaacagtggagaagtcccgggctggtagctggagtggcagAATGTCCccactgtagcaagaggagcagtgcccaTGAAACCGAGatggtggggcagggctggcccagctcccgcagggcagcagagaagatCAGAATTCCAGGgagagcagatgatggtagattttccaggactggactcctccagagagagtgaaGTCTTCTAGCAGTGAGCAAtccagctgttctctctccccaaatgccaaaaataatcatgccaagctgcctcaagctgtgtcctttacctgccccaaaactcgcgTTAGGTCCCCCTCTGAGCTTTGacaaccccttttttttttttgttaaatagtcttaagtacgacatttagtctccttggtaacttatgggggaaaaattctttagagtaaaaaggaacaagcCTAACCCCCAACAGTGACAAACCAAGGTTTGGAGGGGAAGATTGGGGTCCTGTCCAATCACTCGACGGtctccctggaactttctgggtgcagggagaggcccccAAAGTGACAGACAGGCCCCAGGGGTTACGTAACAGTTTGATTGACAAAGAACTGTAACTGGGGAAAAACATATGGAGAAGAACAGAGGGGTACATTGGAACAAACCACTTTAACGGTATAAAATCAGGAACCATTAATCATAAGGaacttaataaaattaaaaccacactGCTACACTCATAATTTATCTAAGAAAGCATAAAATGTGTCCTCAGCAAATTTGCTCATGTTGCAAAAGTGCAAGGAGTGGGTGAGACACCAGAAGGTTGTTCTGTCATCTAGTGGGACCTTGACAGGCTGTAGAGTTGGGCAGAGAGAAACCTAAAGAGGTTCAAAAGGACAAGTGTAGGGTCCTGCACTGGGGGAGGAACAGCCCCAAGttccaggctgggggctgactTTCCAGAGAACAGCTCAacagagaaggacctgggagtTTTGGTGGATGACAAGTTGACTATGACCTGGCAGTGTGCCCTTGAGGCCAGAAGGGCCAAAAGGATCTGGAGGTGCATCAGTGTCATTATTGTATTAGGGATGGCTGAACAACAACATGACTCTCAGGTCTAGAAGGCTAAAGCCCCTTGTTTATTGCACATCATCCTTTTATAGATGAGAAAGACATGATTGGTTCCCAAACCACCACTTCACCATCAGGAACAACACTCAGCTACTCAGGAACAATACCCTTCATAAACATCCTGCAAATAAACAACAAGCTGGAAAAAAGCAGGTGCAAAGATTGTTTAATTCCTTCCAGTGTGGGGAAGTTATGTGGCTTGCTTTCCCACAAACTCTGCTGCCTGATACTTGAAAATTTTACTTGAACGAGGCTGTCAGCATCCACACATCAGGaagagtgtggccagcaggtccaGGAGGTGATTGTGCCCCTCTGCTTGGCCCTGGTGAGGCACACTTGAGCTGGTCTCCTctgaacaggagagaaaaggatctactggagagggtccagcagAGGCCACCAAATGATTAAAGGACTGAAGCATCTCTGATGAGGAAAGACTGTAGGAGCTGGGCCTCTTCAGTCTAGGAAGGGAAGAATGAGAGGGAATCTCATAAGTGAGTATAAATATCTCAGGGTTGGGTGTCAAGAGAATGGGGACATGGCCAGAAAGGACCAAGGGAAGCCCACAATCTGGCATGTGCCCTCTCCACACTCCATCCAGTCCTGCACCACATTGGCTTTGGTCTGCCACCCCATAAAAGCCCCTtccacccaaattccacctcATATACCCCTCTCTAGGTGCAgcactttcttctctttcatgtAGTCAATGTGTGCCATTGATGCCTtagattttagcttttatatttttcagatcctgTACTGTATTAGTGTATAACTCGAAACTCCATATAGAGTGTTAGCTACTGTCTTCACATTgtggtcagacaaaacaattcctttCTTGGCCTGGGactcaaggacacctcactgcctcaggccctgaaaagtataaacaaaagtgagttgaggggagcaaactgggggtaaatgacttcattacctgatgctgtaattggaggattaacccCTGATATGTAAATAGACCAAACTTAtaattgtctgaaaaactcGTGACCATTGTCCACCTTGCCTGCAGCCTCTTGGAGGCTTTTGACTGCCCAAGCTGTATCTGTTGAAGGTCTTGAATAAATTCttactttattctcttaattttttctaGTCTCTGTTCTAGGTGGCTGTTGGAACCCTGGATGCTGAAAATATCAGGCTTTCTGCTCTGACCCTCGGGCGGGCACTGTCtttgacctgaggctgtgggaATGGCTTCCAAAGCTGAGTGATGGCACTGGGAGTGTGGGGGGGTGTAGTTTGTATAGAAGTGTGTGATGTCACAGGGTGAAATACttaagtttggggttttgggatATAGAATATAGTAATACATATAAGGGACGACATGGAGGGATTTGGGCATTGCCTGAGTCCTTCATCtttactttcttcttccttcttcttctcagGTTTGAGTgatcttttctaatttttttttgtgaaaatccACATTGCTGACATCGTGTGATCTTTAATTgagataaaaaatataaataaaaaaaacttagGTGTTGGGTTTTA
Encoded proteins:
- the LOC136372262 gene encoding cathepsin G-like: MLLLLLLTSAFVLVPWTGAGRIIGGWEVKRHSRPYMAYLIIENGVETSFCGGFLIRPDAVLSAAHCVDIKGKLNITVILGAHNVHGRERSQQKIRVTQWVIHPKYSREDDNNDIVLLKLKPKARINRNVQFISIPRSNEYVRIGTKCKVAGWGLTSETGNRTNVMREVELKVQNGTICQKTFQNYQRQSMICVGDDSSNKASYLGDSGGPLVCKQKAHGIVSYGPEDKLFPEVYTRISYFVPWIREQLRKFALQELPDSLSSD